Within the Salvia hispanica cultivar TCC Black 2014 chromosome 4, UniMelb_Shisp_WGS_1.0, whole genome shotgun sequence genome, the region CTTTGAGGATGTACTCGGCCAAAGCTCAATAATGCGGAGAAACTGCTCAAGAACGAAGGCTATGCATAGCTTCAGAGCTCGGGTAGAGAGCTACGAGGATTTGAGGTTGGTTTATGTTGTTTCCGAGTTGATAATATTCACTTGTTGTGAGTATTTGAGCATTTGTAACAGATTCAAAGTCCCTCAGACCATCCGTGTATAGCTTTTTTCAGATTCctctcttccttttcttttctctgtAGAAAAATGATCGAAGCAAAACCAAGTGTATAAAGGATAGGAATTCTGATtgtctcaatttttttgtgcGGGtgcaaaatacgaatttggggtggatttggaaaaaaaatctcattgagtaaaaatgaaaaatgtcaatGTTTAATAGATTGGTTAGTGGATGAATTGGAGATGAATTGATTGTTGATTTATGGGACGAATATCTGCTAAGATAACACGCCATTTCATTTGACTTGTTATTGGTTTGGCAATTGGCATGAACGCGTCCATTTCATTTAGCGTGATTCTAATTTTCgtaagaaaaaaaactcaaccaaattttgaaaaaaaaaatcgaactTCATAACAAAATCTTTGATGAAGGTTTGTATTGTGTCCATGTTCGTTcaattagtactccataaattcataaaattttgttaaaaatccaaaattccaCTTCTCTGTGCACACAgttgtttataaatataaatacatctCCACAGCAACATAGGTTGAATGCAATGGCACCGCCCAGAACCCCACCCCTCTTCATCACACTCTCACTCCTATgcattctctctctaatctTCTTCTACCTCTACTCCACCTCCACCGTCCCACCACCGCCAAATTCCAGAACCGATCTCTCCCAAGATCGCATCAAAGTCTACGTCTCCCCCCTCCCCAGATCCCTCAACTACGGCCTCTTACAAAACTACTGGGCCCTCTCCTCCGACACAAGAATCGGCAGCCAAGTCGACAACGAAATCCGTAGCAAAATCTCGCCCAAACAACCCGTCAAATCCCTCCCCTTCCCCGAAAACCCCATTATCAAACAGTACAGCGCTGAATACTGGATCTTGGGAGATTTATTGACGCCTGAGCATCTCAAAGGAGACTCCTTTGCCAAGAGGGTTTCGGATTCTAGGGAGGCCGATGTGATTTTCGTCCCATTTTTCGCCACATTGAGCGCTGAATTGCAGCTGGTGGTTGATAAAGGCGTGTTTAGGAAGAGGGTTGAGACGAATGAGGATTATGTGAGGCAGAGAATGGTGATTGATTCGGTTAAAAAGACGGAAGCTTGGCGGAAATCTGGGGGCAGAGATCATGTTTTTGTTCTCACTGGTATGTCTTTGATTCAGTACTTTCGACCAAATGccataaaattttcatctttaACATGTTATTGAGTTGGGGAATTTTATTCTAAGCATGATGAAATTCTTATATTGCTTAATTAGCTCCCTTGTGTCACACATTACATATttagaaatgaagaaagaattttgattttgagtgTTTTCTTAGGTGTGTGTGTGATTGGCCTTTTAGGTTGAGATAATGTGTTGCTAACTGTAAGCTAGCTTTAGTGCTTTGTTGTCAAAAAGCTAGCTACCGTAGTTGATAGATGTAACTCTTCATGTGCAATTCAGAGTATTTAAGTGTACAAAATGGATTGGTAGCTGATTCTGGAGAAAATTGAGATAATGAAGAAACAAATTTCCAAGGAAACAGTGTGGAGTTGTTGTTCCAAAGAAGCATGTGTATGAATTGCAAAAGTGAAGGTTGATATATTACAAAAAGTACTGTCATAGTGAGTGTATCAATCTTCATGGATCTTTCTGTATTACTAGCTTGCTTTGCTTCTATTTGGACCGTTTATTCATGTATTTTCCCTGCTCCATAGTTGTCAATTGTAATTCGTTATCTTTCAGGTATAATCTTCATCAGAGCGTGAGATCAGATAATAACTTTAGGTTATCATTGTCAATAATATCCTTATTGAGTTCTTGGGGAGTTTAATATCCACCATTTCCAATTTAGACAACCTCGGATAAGTGTTGCATGTTTTAGGTGCTTATATTTTAGTCTCTCGATTGTCAGGTTTTAAAACTTGAAGCATTCTTTGGCAGACCCTGTTGCAATGTGGCATGTCAAAGACGAGATAGCCCCTGCTATCCTCCTTGTGGTGGACTTTGGTGGATGGTACAGGCTTGACACGAAAACATCCAATGGAAGCTCTTCCGACTCAATGATACATCACACTCAAGTCTCTCTACTGAAAGATGTCATCGTGCCATACACCCATTTACTTCCTAGGCTACACCTATCTGAAAACCAGAAGAGGCCCACACTTCTTTACTTCAAAGGAGCAAAGCATAGGCACCGGGTCAGTATTCTATGCTCTAATTCTACTATTTTTCGCATCATGGTTtcttgttgttgacattttttacgTATCCACAGGGAGGTCTTATTCGTGAGAAATTATGGGATTTGTTGATCGATGAGCCGAGAGTGATTATGGAAGAGGGCTTTCCTAATGCCACAGGGAAGGAGCAATCGATAAAGGGGATGAGATCATCGCAGTTCTGCTTACATCCAGCAGGCGACACACCAACTTCGTGTAGACTCTTTGATGCTGTGCAGAGTCTCTGCATACCAGTCATTGTCAGTGACAACGTTGAGCTCCCATTTGAAGGCATGGTGGATTACTCAGAATTCTCTGTTTTCGTTGCTGTTAGTGATGCTTTGAAGCCCAATTGGCTAGTGAGTCATCTGAGAAGCTATTCTCGTGAACAGAAGGATAGGTTTCGCAGAAACATGGCCACGGTTCAACCGGTCTTTCAATATGACAACGGCCATCCGGGTGGTGTTGGCCCGATACCTCCAGGTGGTGCAGTGAATCACATATGGAGGAAAGTTCATCAAAAGCTACCATTGATCAGAGAAGCTATCACACGAGAGAGGCGAAAACCTCAGGGAGTATCGGTTCCACTTCGTTGTCATTGCATTTGATGTATCATATTTTCCATAACTCACTTCTTCACTTTACtccatttttgtattttagtgTTTTCGTTTATTCATCAATATGGGTTTATTATACCTTCCTTGATAGATCTACAGCACATGGTTTGCATTTATTTGTATCTTATATGGATTGGTCTAGCTAGCATCTCACAAATACCATCAAGAATGCCTTTACATTATTTGTGTGGAAACGTAGCCTTTTGGTTGCAATTTTTGTAGTTTGTTTTTCAAATCTAATCTTTGGGGCTTTTGAAAATTGTTCTCTTTTTTATCTTAGTATTGCATGATAAGTCAAACAATAAAACTGCAATAAGAGCAATtgtgaagtgaaaaaaattggcattattttttgataccataattaaatcttgaaGGCTGAAGCAGTCCAATTTAACAAGAAAGAGTTTAAAACCGGCACCTTTTTAGCTGATGAAAAGCAACTGCCGCTTCAGAAAGGAAATAACacaggaaaataaaataacagcCTTAAACACAAACAGGAAACTCGTGACAAGAACAAGATTCATACAAAGGACCAGATGaccaatatttttaaatcttttaatAGCTTTGACCTAATAAACATCATATTCAACAATAAGCCattttatcacaaaatatacatCTTTGCAGCCGACAGATGCAGAGGCAGGCAAGGTTTCCCAGAAGATGTTTCAAAGGCAAAGGCAATAGCATGAATCAGGTATGTATACCCAAACACAAAATTCTTCACCACATAGTTGCACAAGGATTATGAATCACAATCTCTATGAAAGAATTAAACTTTGGATCATGAATCACAATCTCTATGAGATAATTCAACTTTGGTCGCAGTATAAATGATAGATGGACAAATATTGTATATTTCTATcattgaaaatatcaatagagGTCATATGAACTACACAATGCCATTTTTCACATTTGCTCaagatataaatgtatatCTATGTGCAGCCTAAAATTTTCTGACCTATATATGCCAAAATACCCTCAGAACTTTGCtggaaaaaataataccaGGGTAAGAGGGGGTGTACACCGACAATCAGCTATACAATAATATAcgaatccaaaaaaattagtactagaAAAGGGCTTCATAAGATGGTGAACTGACAGACCTCAAGAAAAGGGCCCGTCTTGTTCATCGTGAGCTGGGGATTTCAAAGAACCAGCTCCATGCGTCCCTTGTTCACAAGATGCTCCATTGGACGAATCTTCATCTTCACTGCCTTTCTTAAAGGATCTTGCTTTAAATAAACCAGTTCCTAAGGAAGGACCGCAGAGTTGGCAAGGATTGGAAGATCTCCGGGAACACCAGTGATCTGGAACACTCAAAAAGTGTGTGTCTATGAACTTCCTAAATCTCTTCTTATATTCTCTTGGAGAGACAATAGTTGGCTGCACGTTTTTGGGAACAACGAGTGAAGACTTGACCCAGCTCTCGAGATATTTGTCCCAAGTATACTGCCTGAGGTAGTCTATGATACCACCCACCAATTCGCGACGCTGTGTATCCACTCCTACCAGAAGAGAGTAGTCCATCACGTTGATCGACTGATAAGCAATGAAACAAACAATAGTTAGTGTATATAGCAAATCAAATCCATGATTGTAATCcaagaaaatttaaagaaactAACATTGAGGAAATTAGTATCATTATACACAGCCCGCTGCAGATTCCGCTTTGATCTCCTGCTGACATAGAGAGGTGATATATTCATATCATTCACAAAATTTTGATCCAAAAGAACATCTTCAGCATCATTGCCAGCAGTTAATCGAGCATGCAACGCCCCCTTAAGATCATACTGTTTGGAAATCTGTCGACCAAATGAAAGATTCTCCATCACTATGAGATCGTGCCGGGTTTCCTTCCCATGCTTTGTTGCTCTTATGACAACCTACACAAGTTTAGTTAAGAATAAGCACAAGAGACTTTATGCCACCTTAAAAAGAGCCATAAGTAAGGATAGAACTAGATAAACTAACCTGGTAGATGCCAAGAATCTTAGCAAGACATGTCTGGTTTCCTTTCTCATAGCACTCATTCATGTAGTCAAAGTAGTTTGGGGCGAACTTCATGAATGACTCAAACTCTGTCCTCTTGATTTCCTTAAGGATGAACCTGTCATCTAGTGTTTTTGCAAAAAAAGATTTACTCTTTCCACCTTTAGCATTCCAATACCTACAACGGCTTAGGGAAGCAATATAACTAACTTCTGAAGGACAACATCGATCCCGCAACTGACGGAACTGGCTTGCGTATACACATACAACAGAGTACTTACGCTTCCCTGGATATTTCCCCAAACCCATAGAGACTTCTGGATGGCTTGCACCATAGGAGACTAATGATTCTAACAAATTTAAACCATCAAAACTTGAAGAATGTAGATCACCCATGGATGCAGAAGGAGAATGCATGCTATCCAAATCAAAAGATCCAAAAGAGGACCAATTAGGGGCTGTCAAAGAAAATATTCGCGGTAGGCTCTGAGAACCctcaaataattttgtatcgattcctctctctctctgaacATCCGCTGCCAGATCTTCCGTTGCTACAGCATCATCCTTTAATAGGGTCAAAGCACAGGCTATTATGCTTGAGAATTCATCTTCATAGTCAGATACAATATAGTCATCCATGCCAAGAGGTATGTGCAATCTGGAACCCTCGTCAGAGATCAATTTTTGAGCTGTAGACTCTACAGCATAGCTACTACAAGATTCAAATTTTGGTAAGTATCCTCTCTGGAGATCTTCAAGGTATTCACGTCGGATATCT harbors:
- the LOC125219666 gene encoding probable arabinosyltransferase ARAD1, translating into MAPPRTPPLFITLSLLCILSLIFFYLYSTSTVPPPPNSRTDLSQDRIKVYVSPLPRSLNYGLLQNYWALSSDTRIGSQVDNEIRSKISPKQPVKSLPFPENPIIKQYSAEYWILGDLLTPEHLKGDSFAKRVSDSREADVIFVPFFATLSAELQLVVDKGVFRKRVETNEDYVRQRMVIDSVKKTEAWRKSGGRDHVFVLTDPVAMWHVKDEIAPAILLVVDFGGWYRLDTKTSNGSSSDSMIHHTQVSLLKDVIVPYTHLLPRLHLSENQKRPTLLYFKGAKHRHRGGLIREKLWDLLIDEPRVIMEEGFPNATGKEQSIKGMRSSQFCLHPAGDTPTSCRLFDAVQSLCIPVIVSDNVELPFEGMVDYSEFSVFVAVSDALKPNWLVSHLRSYSREQKDRFRRNMATVQPVFQYDNGHPGGVGPIPPGGAVNHIWRKVHQKLPLIREAITRERRKPQGVSVPLRCHCI